The nucleotide window AGTCAGCTAGGGTTAACTAGCTACAGTAGCCTTGTAGTTGTACTGCAAGACCAAGAAAAACCAAACGGTCGCATGTCCTGGTTCAGCTTTAGCAACAAAGTAAACGGAAAACGAGACCGTAACCAGTCTAATGGGTCCGTACCAGCACAGAACAGCACGACATGGCCCTTGTAACCATTCGGCCCTGCAGTGAAAAAGAGGCCTCTGTATAGCACTACCTGTCAAAAGTGATTCCTTTGCCCACTAGCACAAGAGGAGCCAGGCTGGAGTCTGGGTTTCCAGTGTAATGAAGCTCCAGAAAGACAGGGGGCTCCTCTGAACCCTTGGATACACTGAGAAAGGCCCCCATTTGCTCCTGCTCGATCCATGACTGGGGTCTGAGAATGAGTTAGAAATTGAGAtagaaattaaaaacatttttttaaaaatatataatacattttaccTAGCCTTAGTCAATGCCAGTTTCCTTCCACCAACTCTCAAATATCCAAGCCATTTTTACtaactcattttttttttatcaagagCCAAAGTCGTCTAAGCGTTAGCCATGGCACGATCCCCAGCTGTCCGATGATATTAGCCATGTGCCTGGCTGACTTCATATGATTTGTggaaagcacatgctagccttcaccctccctgagCTGGTATAAGACTTAACTACTaatttatcacgatatgataaaatatcgtcatattgcccagctctaacacgcgcacacacaaaaTGAGAGTTTCCTGAAATGGTTTCTGTACCTTCTGTGAATGACCACCCGGTCCGAGAAGGGCGACAGCTTCTGCTCTATGGTCTCTGCAAACGCTGTTGGTGTAATGTGATTAGCTGGAGCCTCCATCAACCTTCTGGCCAGGTTCTGCCCTTCTCCATACAGAAGACCCTTCTCCCATGCTTCTGTACCTGCACTGCACggttcacaaagacacagttgAAGTCATGCTGGATGAAATCATGTCCTCTAGAGATGCCTAGAAGCTACTGATCTCCAGCTGAACGTGTTCATGCTTACTACAGAGCTGTTGTTCCCCGTACCTGCCGTGCAGCTGTGGCGTGACACGGACCTTCTTTTTGCTCTTGAGCTCGTCATACTCAAACAAGCCGAGCACAGCGCCCTCCGCTGCTGACTGACCGTCACCGCATGGGTCGATCTCCACCTGTTGTATCTCCAGATCCTGAAGCTGCCTGCAGCCCGCTGTGTCACATGAAATATGGCTAAATGATACTGATATTTATAActatcaattaatcaatcaatcaacagataataataaaacgagacagacagaaagcacACAGAGTGATCAATCGATGAATTTTGGGCATGGGGGTAGCCACAACACAGACACCCACCTGACACAGCAGCCCGGATGTTTTCCTTGCAGTCATCCCAGTTCTCCTTCCCACACACGCCAGCTCCTTTCTTACCCAGACCCACTACTGCTACACTAGGCACGTCCTGGATGGAAAGATAAACAAACAGATACCTGACCACTGTACACTCCATACATCCAGATTTACAGACTGCATCTACTCATGTCTATGTCATCTGAGACACTGTGTCCATTCACTACAATACAATACATCTCCAGAACTATTGCTTTCAATGCAATGTTCTTCATAAGCATTACAGTGTTCTTCACAAACGTTCACTGTGGAATTCAGTTCAGGCACTGCTCATGACTGACGTTTCACAGGCCTGGGTCCACTTACTAGTGCAGACGATGGAAGCACACGTCTATCTCAGGGAGTGGGTGGAGGTATTACCTAGTAAACCAGTTCTCACACAACTACCTCCCTTCACACCTCCTCCACCCAAGAGTTTCATCAAAGCTCATGACCCCTTTCAGCTTGCTCACTCAGAAGATCATTAAGAACATCTAGGGTCAGTTATAAACGAAGAGGTTAGTTGTACCAGTCagaacagagaacagagaaTACCAGCACCATACATGTATTAAATTACCAAATTAcgttgtacagtacagtaagatAAGTTAAGAGGGGGGTGGACTTCATAACAGAGTGTTAAAACTAACCCCGCTATGTGGAGGCTGTACACTCCTtaaaaaaggaggggggggggtggggggggggttaagggTTCTTTATTAAAGGCAGCATTTCTGTAGCGTTACCAGAACCATGACACTTTTCCAACCAATTCCAATTCCAATCCCATATAGTCTGCAAAACCACAATGGCTTAAATATTCTCAATTACAGGCGGGACTGTGCAGTGTGAACGGTACAGCAATCTGATGATCATTAACCTACATGAGAGTTACTCTAATTTTACTCTAATCCTGGGGAAATTACCAGGGGGGCTCATGTGTAAAACGACCTGCAAAGAGTTGAGGTTTTGTTATTATCGTTCGTTTCTTAGACGGCCAAAAACAGAGAGTGTATTCTGCACAGGATTCAGAAAGACAGGAGCGACTGGGCCTTTATTCTGAGAGGGTCAGAGGTCAGAGGCTTTTAATGGGACTCTCAGggcaaatacaaacaaacatgtGCATTTAAAAGCTGCATGTAATGCAAAGCCTGAACAGCGTTAGATGATTAGGAATACAGTAGCCTATAACTGCTGTGTGTCAGAAATGATTACCGTGTTCATACCTGGTGTAAGCCGTAGAATAGTCTGCTCTTGCCCTTCTTAAGAGGAGGTCCAGATCTATAGGGAGATAGGAGAAACACGAGGAGACAGGTGGGGTCATTCAAATGCAAAAATCAACAGTCAGAGGACCCACAGCATAGAAAACATAGCTAATTATCATAACAGAAAGTGGGCCTTTTAATATGCAGCTACTCACATCGACAGCATCTCAGAAAGTTTGCCTGAGACTGATCTGTCAAACGACGCTGCAGCTTCAGTGAAGAGTATGTGGTCATCGTCTTTGTCCTTCTCATACACCCCGAGCACTAAACCCTGCGGCCAAAACACAATACCAGAGGACATGTCAGCCAGCCACCTAATACACACCAACCCTGAGTCTCTGTTCAGGCCTTCCAGCCAGCCAGCTTGACTGACGCGGTCAGACTCACTTTTCTAGCGCTCGAAGAGCCTCTCGACACAGAAAACAGTCGACAGCTATGTCCCCTGACCCCGGAGACCAACACTCTTCTGAAACGGGGCAGCattttgtgttaaatgtggCCGTCAGCACGCATCCAAAAGGAAAAGTTGACTGAAAGGCACGGCGACACTCACGCTTCTTCATGCGGACTGTGGCTGAATCCCAATTAGCACCCTATCCCCTATTTAGCGCACTATATAGATCAAGATGAAGTGGCTTCTACACACAAATACTGTGATGTGTCTCTACTAGAACAATCCGTTTCCTCGGATATGGGATACACGACCCCCTATTTAACATCTAGTGCGCTTTTTTGGTATAAAACGTTTGTTTACTGACTACTGACGTATGTGACGCACTTAATAGGGAGTAGGGAATAGGGAGCCGTTTGAGATTGAGGCGCGCCTGTCGCGCTTCGCACGTCTTTAAAAGGCGACCACCTCTTCCGCCgctgatctggggtcagtgtGTCATTGGCAGAGAACTTGCAGTGAGGAGAAGGACCGCTGGACGCTAGAGGACGCTCCTGGCCGCTCCTGGCCGCTCCTGGCCGCTCCTCTGCGAGTTCATATGGAGCGTTTGTACCAAACCTTTAAACGCTGCTTAATTTTAAACATTATAAGTTGTAGAAAAACAACCGGTTTATCCAGTTATTGGGGTGAACAGCCAATGAGCTGATCAGCtcaccagccaatcagcacacGGTAGCAAGAATGCTAGCAGAAATGCTAGCTAGTGTCTTTCTGAACCAGTTTTTAGTATTATAATTGCTTacaattttaatataaaatgtgttcatAATTTTAGCTGTTTAATAAATTGCGCTCGTGGGCGCCCTCTAGCGTTTGTAGCTAAATTCAGAATAATAGAAGAGAATGGCGGGCAGTAGAATAAATAGGGCTCCTCATAAACTGGTATTATCGCACTtccaactaactaactaaatatatatcatatatatcatatataatatatataatgttagttagttataactataataataaaataataataataattattattattttaatcggTATTAAATTACAAAATAATTTGGTACGTTCAGATAGATTCACTTTGACACATGAATCGGTTCGAGCGGTGTGTTATAGGAGGGCCTGGACAAAGAACCGATTCGTTCTTGAGCTGGACGTCGCTAATCTGGGGTCAGTGTAGCACTGGACTTAGCCCTGGCTAAACGTTTGCACGTCGCACTCCTCAAGTGACCTCCATGAGACTGTTTATTACACTCACTTAACTTGCATTCAATTACCTGCCAAACTTTGGACCCATAAAACTCCCTAAACATGTGACGTGTCTGTGTTACAGACGAAAGCTCGGTTAgccattttctttctttatgtttatgttttagaTTGAAACACATTAGACCCAGAACAAGCAGCGTGTTGGAGTTTTGCGTGTTGCTGAAGTCATAAAATATGCTATTTAAGTCAATTTGTTTGGTAGAAGCGCTGAATAGCATGGAAACCTGGACACCGAACCCCATGTTATCCTCATCCACGCCACGGCGCAGCGGGGCACTCGCGAAATAGTGCACCCCCCCAGAACCGGAATGCGCATGACCGCAACTCCTAAGCAACAGCGTACGAAGTAGGTTAGGCCCCGTGTTGTGTTTTTCTGCCTCCAGCTCTGGGTTTTGATAGTCTTTTGAGCGCTGGAGTGGACCGTAACCTATCGGCGAGACACGGCGAAGGAGGACGGGGTTGAAACGAAGACATTTTAGGAGCGGCCCGGCGGGAAGAGTCAACAGTCCGGCTCCAGCAAGGAGCTTCCGTAGCGAGTAGGCCCGTTGACCCACATTCAGCGTGTAGCGAGGGAGCTGCGACCCCTGTGAGCCTGTGTAAGTACGcttgagagagggagtgtgtgtgtgtgagtgtgtgtgtgtgtccgccGAGGTCTTGTAGTTTTGGACATTTCTTGTTCATTTAACGGAACCGAGTCAGTTCAGCCGATAGCCTCGTGCAGTGCGCGAGACAGggtagcgctagctagctatgaaGGAAGCCTCCGCCTGCTCGGCGCTGTGCGTGGATGGAGGTCGGGTtgagctggtggaggtggtggtggtggtggtggtggtgttgaagCTGAGCCGAGACAACACACTGCGCTGTGACTGTCCAGCACGTCCAAATGAACCCTAACACCCTTCCTCTCCTTCCGGTTATCCAGGCGCTTCCCCGTGTCCGAAAGCGCGGCTATGTGGCACCTCGCCCAAAGTGGTCAGTACTTGACCTTTCGGCACTGACCTCAGCTAACCTGGCGCTGCAGATTCACAGAAACGGCTCAAGGTGAGGGATCACAGCCCACCTACACCCACCAAAATAAACACATCAGTGCTGTGGTATGTTGAGGTGAAACGCCTTGGGTCACTCAGAGAGCTAGAGCAGAGGGCTAtggatgacagggttgtgggttcgataccctggGTTctgtaagctgccactgttggggcccctgagtaaggcccttcaccctctctgctgccTGGACGGCACATCTCGGCATTATCTCGGGAGGTCATGCTGGTTTGATGATGCTGAGCTGCTGCGTTACAATATCTGCATCGCAGGACACTGCATTGTTATACAGTGCCACAGGACTCTTCTACTGAGGCAGACGCATTGTAGATTCTTATAGAAGTACAGTTGCATGcagtttgggcatccctggtcaaaatatTTTGCAGTCAATACCTAAGCGAGTAGAAGATGTCctgaattaattacattaatttaatattttaagtagGGCAGGGCGATATGGCAAAATAGTACATCATGTTATTTTCAAACACATTTTCACGATGTGCGATATATTAATCACAATACATGAAATCAGACCAAATACATCTACATTAAATCTACTATTCAAGTACTCTCACATACTGAGTAcagttttctttttccttcaACATCTCTTcgtctaattaaaccagtgtaattacactgtttataaTGAAATGCACAGTTGATCTGTGTTCTTTAAACATTTGCaatatcctccatatgcttagaaaagcattgtTGTGTATTGCGATAACAGaacttaataaattattattattattagtaaagatttccatcttttacagtttcaaaaggAAAAGACCCTGAAgcaaagtttgggcaccctgcatggtcagttaACTTAAGTTCTTTTTTTGGGTTGCTTTTACCTACTGTACGATACAAAAGGCTTGCACGCACAACCACAGGTTTTCAGTGAAAGGttgggggactgtgagggccatggcagaGCCTTTAAGAATTTGCTGGCAATCCATTAAATCTAGTCTACCCTACCTCACCAGTGAAATGTTGCCCATACCTGGCGGCAACACAGGCCTTTGCACCCATTCTGCACCCgttctttttgttttctccatACCTTTGCTTGTTGGGTCCAAATATGTCACTGTAACTTAGAACACAGGACTGGTTTCCAAAATGCATTAGGATTGTTAAAGGGTTTCCTGATGCTGAATTATGTGGTGATGATGCAGTAACGATTTTCCATGACTCAGTATGACATTTAGCAAGCACACAAACTGTTAACATCTATAACACTAAGAGAGAAACGTACACGCaacaataaatacagtattacTTTTAGCACTTTAATTTGAAAGAGCTGATGGAGCAAAGAGAGATGTAAAAATCTGTACATAAAGGTTACAGATataaacatctgtacagctgtgcaaataatcatagtgttatgtagcagtactgtgttgcagTTAAACCTGGTTAGGTTCAGTGAAATTtggaagctcagttcagttatagattaggtttatagactaaagtgtgaggtgtccactgtggttgaggagcgctactcTGGCGTGTTGTGCTGATTTTGATGGTACtcagtcttctaccagaggggagtgtctcGAAGAGGCGATGTCCAGGATGAGAGGGGTCAGCTGTAATTTTGCCAGCAAGCTCCGTCGC belongs to Salminus brasiliensis chromosome 24, fSalBra1.hap2, whole genome shotgun sequence and includes:
- the lap3 gene encoding cytosol aminopeptidase; this encodes MLPRFRRVLVSGVRGHSCRLFSVSRGSSSARKGLVLGVYEKDKDDDHILFTEAAASFDRSVSGKLSEMLSISGPPLKKGKSRLFYGLHQDVPSVAVVGLGKKGAGVCGKENWDDCKENIRAAVSAGCRQLQDLEIQQVEIDPCGDGQSAAEGAVLGLFEYDELKSKKKVRVTPQLHGSAGTEAWEKGLLYGEGQNLARRLMEAPANHITPTAFAETIEQKLSPFSDRVVIHRRPQSWIEQEQMGAFLSVSKGSEEPPVFLELHYTGNPDSSLAPLVLVGKGITFDSGGISLKPSSGMDAMRADMGGAATVCSAIVTAAALKLPVNIIGLAPLCENMPSGKANKPGDVVRAKNGKTIQVDNTDAEGRLILADALCYAHSFKPRAIVNAATLTGAMDVALGSAATGVFTNSDWLWEQLHTASIVTGDRVWRMPLFQHYTRQVTESALADLNNIGKYSRSGGACTAAAFLREFVTADHWAHLDIAGVMTNKDEVPYLRKGMSGRPTRTLIEFASVLATGS